One window from the genome of Frankiales bacterium encodes:
- a CDS encoding S8 family serine peptidase, with translation MSRGMRSLASVSVLALALGGTAAATAPAATAAPTRPSTSAPASAAAGSGAPAQQLVRRLIVRTANGRVTGASVLRAAQGFAGVPRARVARRLASGSTLVALSTPLSVDAAWRVARSLQARSDIAYAEPDLLMHATATSPVVPDDPAFPQQWDLWDSAASSPGGFSVHAPSAWARTSGSPQVVVAVLDTGITSHPELTGQTVPGWDFVSGDGSGGGAPFYTANDGSGRDPDPSDPGDWVSPSEASGVSAGGFFASEGCPADSSSWHGTHVTGTIVARRNNGLGITGIAPGVRVQPLRVLGKCGGYTSDIADAIRWASGADIGSGPGNPPGPDPTPASVINLSLSGPGPCDPETQSAIDTAVGRGTTVVVAAGNDSASVVSTSATTGSSPADCRGVVDVVATDRSGGLTGYSNYGSVTGSTVIAAPGGDSTGYGHDILSTVNRGATRPTTAGYAWYAGTSMAAPHVAAAAALLQSLRVGRTPYTPAQVATLLSGLTRPFPSSSGCSTATCGTGVLDLSQPLPTFAPLAPTDVTASPGDGFVTVSWTPGDTGGTPVTYAVESSTDGVTYAPAGTTAGTSLRVDGLADGTDYWFRVHATSATEGAGPSTATGPVAPAAAARPQAPAAPRVLGAVERLAVSWSAPPDGGSPLTGYSVEYRPTGSSTWLCARPASPTDPHCLVPATLHALVVGPGLAAGEYDVRVAAANSLGLGAYSPVARGVAVRLRQSVSASSGVLRPYVDGYQDYVTLTITSNVRSGGALRVTDTRGRLVRELVLRPGTAWHPRWSGRDQRGRAVPYGRYHIQVLLRGRSSTPTVVSSSSVLVERSAATRPRIALTTATVYPARDGYRDRVGITARATVPATYRIEVVGSHGVVRTFRLSRRVVARVTWDGTDSRHRAVAAGRYRVVVTATGGQGPSVSSSAPLQVSAKRLRGTAFHVSIPASLAPSALLQGTITPVGDGLSLHGTSTVLALALDLPSALRYSSVRVVVCTAVTNAPTARARVAYLDSTDTILSGPWALPNAKGCYVAGSPAPAASVVSRALHVAVANVPAPPATSGWLLSRLEVTGTAYHLA, from the coding sequence GTGAGCCGAGGGATGCGATCGCTCGCGTCCGTCTCGGTGCTCGCTCTCGCCCTCGGCGGCACCGCCGCCGCCACCGCGCCCGCCGCCACGGCCGCGCCCACCCGCCCCTCGACCTCCGCCCCCGCCTCCGCGGCCGCCGGCAGCGGGGCGCCCGCGCAGCAGCTCGTGCGCCGGCTCATCGTGCGCACCGCCAACGGCCGGGTCACGGGCGCGTCGGTGCTGCGGGCGGCGCAGGGCTTCGCCGGCGTCCCCCGGGCCCGCGTGGCGCGCCGGCTCGCGTCCGGCTCCACCCTCGTCGCGCTCTCGACGCCGCTGTCCGTCGACGCGGCCTGGCGGGTGGCCCGGTCGCTGCAGGCCCGCTCCGACATCGCCTACGCCGAGCCGGACCTGCTCATGCACGCGACGGCGACGAGCCCCGTGGTGCCCGACGACCCCGCCTTCCCCCAGCAGTGGGACCTCTGGGACTCCGCGGCCTCGAGCCCGGGCGGCTTCTCGGTGCACGCCCCGTCGGCGTGGGCGCGCACCTCGGGCAGCCCGCAGGTGGTCGTCGCGGTCCTCGACACCGGCATCACCAGCCACCCGGAGCTGACCGGTCAGACAGTGCCCGGGTGGGACTTCGTGTCCGGCGACGGCTCCGGCGGCGGCGCGCCCTTCTACACCGCGAACGACGGCAGCGGCCGCGACCCCGACCCCTCCGACCCCGGCGACTGGGTCTCCCCCTCCGAGGCCTCCGGGGTCTCGGCCGGCGGCTTCTTCGCCTCCGAGGGCTGCCCGGCCGACAGCAGCTCGTGGCACGGCACCCACGTCACCGGCACGATCGTCGCTCGGCGCAACAACGGCCTCGGCATCACCGGCATCGCGCCCGGCGTGCGCGTGCAGCCGCTGCGGGTGCTCGGCAAGTGCGGCGGCTACACCTCCGACATCGCCGACGCCATCCGCTGGGCCTCCGGCGCCGACATCGGCAGCGGCCCGGGCAACCCGCCCGGCCCGGACCCCACTCCGGCGTCGGTGATCAACCTGTCGCTCAGCGGCCCGGGCCCGTGCGACCCCGAGACGCAGAGCGCGATCGACACCGCCGTCGGCCGCGGCACCACGGTCGTGGTCGCGGCCGGCAACGACAGCGCCTCCGTCGTGTCCACGTCGGCGACCACGGGCTCCTCCCCCGCCGACTGCCGTGGCGTGGTCGACGTCGTGGCCACCGACCGCTCCGGCGGCCTCACCGGGTACTCGAACTACGGCTCCGTGACCGGCTCCACCGTGATCGCTGCGCCCGGCGGCGACTCGACCGGCTACGGCCACGACATCCTGTCCACCGTCAACCGCGGCGCCACCCGGCCCACCACGGCCGGCTACGCCTGGTACGCCGGCACGTCGATGGCCGCGCCGCACGTGGCCGCGGCGGCCGCGCTGCTGCAGTCGCTGCGGGTCGGGCGCACGCCGTACACCCCGGCCCAGGTCGCCACGCTGCTCTCCGGGCTCACCCGGCCCTTCCCCTCGAGCAGCGGCTGCTCCACGGCCACGTGCGGCACCGGGGTGCTCGACCTCTCCCAGCCGCTGCCCACCTTCGCCCCGCTGGCACCCACCGACGTGACGGCGTCACCCGGCGACGGGTTCGTCACCGTGTCGTGGACCCCCGGCGACACCGGCGGCACACCGGTCACCTACGCCGTGGAGTCGAGCACGGACGGCGTCACCTACGCGCCCGCAGGCACCACGGCAGGCACGTCGCTGCGCGTCGACGGCCTCGCCGACGGCACGGACTACTGGTTCCGCGTGCACGCCACCAGCGCCACCGAGGGCGCTGGCCCCTCGACCGCGACGGGTCCGGTCGCCCCGGCGGCCGCGGCCCGCCCGCAGGCACCCGCCGCGCCACGGGTGCTCGGCGCGGTGGAGCGCCTCGCCGTGTCGTGGTCGGCCCCGCCGGACGGCGGCAGCCCGCTCACGGGCTACTCCGTCGAGTACCGGCCCACCGGGTCCAGCACGTGGCTGTGCGCCCGGCCGGCCTCGCCGACCGACCCGCACTGCCTGGTGCCGGCGACCCTGCACGCGCTCGTCGTCGGGCCGGGCCTGGCCGCGGGCGAGTACGACGTGCGCGTGGCCGCGGCCAACTCCCTGGGCCTCGGGGCCTACAGCCCGGTCGCTCGCGGCGTGGCCGTGCGGCTGCGCCAGTCGGTCTCGGCCTCCTCGGGAGTGCTGCGCCCCTACGTGGACGGCTACCAGGACTACGTGACGCTCACGATCACCTCCAACGTCCGCTCCGGCGGCGCGCTGCGCGTGACCGACACGCGCGGACGGCTCGTGCGCGAGCTGGTGCTGCGACCCGGCACCGCGTGGCACCCTCGCTGGAGCGGGCGCGACCAGCGCGGCCGTGCGGTCCCCTACGGGCGGTATCACATCCAGGTGCTGCTGCGCGGCCGCAGCTCGACGCCGACGGTCGTGTCCTCGTCGTCGGTCCTCGTCGAGCGCAGCGCGGCCACGCGCCCGCGCATCGCGCTGACCACCGCGACCGTCTACCCCGCCCGCGACGGCTACCGCGACCGCGTCGGCATCACGGCGCGCGCCACGGTCCCCGCCACGTACCGCATCGAGGTCGTCGGCTCCCACGGCGTGGTGCGCACGTTCCGCCTCTCGCGCCGGGTGGTCGCGCGGGTCACCTGGGACGGCACGGACTCGCGCCACCGCGCCGTCGCGGCCGGCCGCTACCGCGTGGTGGTCACCGCCACAGGCGGTCAGGGCCCGTCGGTCAGCTCGAGCGCCCCGCTGCAGGTGTCCGCGAAACGCTTGCGCGGCACGGCGTTCCACGTGTCGATCCCGGCGTCGCTCGCGCCGTCGGCGCTGCTCCAGGGCACCATCACCCCCGTGGGCGACGGGCTGAGCCTGCACGGCACGTCCACCGTGCTCGCCCTCGCGCTCGATCTGCCGTCGGCTCTGCGCTACTCCTCGGTGCGCGTCGTCGTGTGCACCGCCGTCACCAACGCGCCCACGGCGCGGGCACGGGTCGCCTACCTCGACAGCACCGACACGATCCTCTCCGGCCCGTGGGCGCTGCCCAACGCCAAGGGCTGCTACGTCGCCGGGTCCCCCGCACCGGCCGCGTCCGTGGTCTCGCGCGCGCTGCACGTCGCCGTCGCGAACGTGCCGGCACCGCCCGCGACGTCGGGCTGGCTGCTGTCGCGCCTCGAGGTCACCGGCACCGCGTACCACCTGGCATGA
- a CDS encoding PbrT family lead (Pb2+) uptake porter, which produces MAWTGAVPPRAAAAALALAGLVSACGSPPPATAGAVTVTSTDDSCTASSDRAASGVLRFEVTNTGSRVTQFALLADDGFQLLGEVESIGPGLSRDVVVQAAPGAYTLACKPGGATDSIRTPFAVTGSTGQPVVTGAEAQLEADATTAYAAYVRDQAQQLLAGTRAFAEAYREHDDARARSLYASTRRHWERIEPVAESFGDLDAVIDARESDVEDGQAWTGWHRIEKDLWPPSGYTALNAADRLVLADRLVTDTEGLVARTAGLAFTVDRLAHGAVSLVEEVAAGKLGGEEEPWSHTDLADVQGNLEGARVLFTGLRPVLERHDPQLAATIAARFAQVLAVMDLHRRGDGFVGFDTLTHEQVRDLGSAVDSLAEPLSHLPAAVLDVGP; this is translated from the coding sequence ATGGCGTGGACCGGTGCCGTGCCGCCGCGCGCCGCGGCCGCCGCACTGGCGCTGGCCGGTCTCGTCTCCGCCTGCGGCTCGCCGCCTCCCGCGACCGCCGGCGCGGTGACCGTCACCAGCACCGACGACTCGTGCACGGCGAGCAGCGACCGCGCGGCGTCCGGCGTCCTACGCTTCGAGGTGACCAACACCGGCTCGCGCGTGACGCAGTTCGCCCTGCTGGCCGACGACGGGTTCCAGCTGCTCGGGGAGGTGGAGAGCATCGGTCCGGGCCTCTCCCGCGACGTGGTCGTGCAGGCCGCTCCCGGCGCGTACACGCTCGCCTGCAAGCCGGGCGGCGCCACCGACAGCATCCGCACCCCGTTCGCCGTCACCGGATCCACCGGGCAGCCAGTGGTCACCGGGGCCGAGGCGCAGCTCGAGGCCGACGCCACCACGGCGTACGCCGCCTACGTGCGCGACCAGGCACAGCAGCTGCTCGCCGGCACGCGGGCCTTCGCGGAGGCCTACCGCGAGCACGACGACGCCCGGGCGCGGTCGCTGTACGCGTCGACGCGCCGCCACTGGGAGCGGATCGAGCCGGTGGCCGAGTCCTTCGGCGACCTCGACGCGGTGATCGACGCGCGGGAGAGCGACGTCGAGGACGGTCAGGCATGGACCGGCTGGCACCGGATCGAGAAGGACCTCTGGCCGCCGTCGGGCTACACCGCGCTCAACGCCGCCGACCGGCTCGTGCTCGCCGACCGGCTGGTGACCGACACCGAGGGCCTCGTCGCGCGCACGGCCGGCCTCGCGTTCACCGTCGACCGGCTCGCGCACGGCGCGGTGTCGCTGGTGGAGGAGGTGGCGGCGGGCAAGCTCGGGGGCGAGGAGGAGCCCTGGTCGCACACCGACCTGGCCGACGTGCAGGGCAACCTCGAGGGCGCGCGGGTGCTGTTCACCGGCCTGCGGCCGGTGCTGGAGCGGCACGACCCGCAGCTCGCCGCCACGATCGCCGCGCGCTTCGCCCAGGTGCTGGCGGTGATGGACCTGCACCGGCGGGGCGACGGCTTCGTCGGGTTCGACACGCTCACGCACGAGCAGGTGCGCGACCTCGGGTCGGCGGTCGACTCGCTCGCCGAGCCGCTCTCGCACCTGCCCGCCGCCGTGCTGGACGTGGGCCCGTGA
- the ppk2 gene encoding polyphosphate kinase 2 produces the protein MPDPDEGPLHLTKKEYEAELARLQTEMVAMQEWIRASGERLVVILEGRDTAGKGGVIRRMTYQMNPRYCRVVALPAPTERQRTQWYFQRYVSELPAAGEIVIFDRSWYNRAGVERVMGFCTDEEYEYFMRVCPILERALVRDGMMLVKYWLSISDEEQRRRFQSRIDDPARRWKLSPMDVEAQARWVDYAEAKDQMFAYTDTKDNPWFVVDAEDKRTARLNLMAHLLSLVPYQPIEHDDIVLPPKQNRSYVRPPIESQTFVPRRYAVTR, from the coding sequence CTGCCCGACCCGGACGAGGGCCCGCTGCACCTGACGAAGAAGGAGTACGAGGCCGAGCTGGCCCGCCTCCAGACCGAGATGGTCGCGATGCAGGAGTGGATCCGCGCCAGCGGCGAGCGGCTGGTCGTGATCCTCGAGGGGCGCGACACCGCGGGCAAGGGCGGCGTCATCCGCCGCATGACCTACCAGATGAACCCGCGCTACTGCCGAGTCGTCGCCCTGCCGGCGCCCACCGAGCGCCAGCGCACGCAGTGGTACTTCCAGCGCTACGTCTCCGAGCTCCCGGCCGCCGGCGAGATCGTCATCTTCGACCGGTCCTGGTACAACCGCGCCGGCGTCGAGCGCGTGATGGGCTTCTGCACCGACGAGGAGTACGAGTACTTCATGCGCGTGTGCCCCATCCTCGAACGCGCCCTCGTGCGCGACGGGATGATGCTCGTGAAGTACTGGCTGTCGATCTCCGACGAGGAGCAGCGCCGCCGCTTCCAGTCCCGCATCGACGACCCCGCGCGCCGGTGGAAGCTCTCGCCGATGGACGTCGAGGCGCAGGCCCGCTGGGTCGACTACGCCGAGGCGAAGGACCAGATGTTCGCCTACACCGACACCAAGGACAACCCCTGGTTCGTCGTCGACGCCGAGGACAAGCGCACCGCGCGGCTCAACCTCATGGCGCACCTGCTCTCGCTGGTGCCCTACCAGCCGATCGAGCACGACGACATCGTGCTGCCGCCCAAGCAGAACCGCTCCTACGTGCGGCCGCCGATCGAGAGCCAGACCTTCGTCCCCCGCCGCTACGCCGTCACCCGCTGA
- a CDS encoding cupin domain-containing protein: MGPSPVDTGRDDLGKVLVLTSAALAAEPWEDLRGIDGAAHKVLWQSGAVVIGLIRVEPGREKPEHTHHGAHHHMLITRGSCVMLGERVDEGSYVYVPPGVPHAVTDVGPEGVEFFYTYRPVEVPPPHADDDFVASPV; this comes from the coding sequence ATGGGCCCGTCACCGGTGGACACGGGACGCGACGACCTCGGCAAGGTGCTCGTGCTGACCTCGGCGGCGCTGGCGGCCGAGCCCTGGGAGGACCTGCGCGGCATCGACGGCGCCGCGCACAAGGTGCTGTGGCAGTCCGGCGCGGTCGTGATCGGGCTCATCCGGGTGGAGCCGGGCCGGGAGAAGCCCGAGCACACCCACCACGGCGCCCACCACCACATGCTCATCACGCGCGGCTCGTGCGTGATGCTCGGCGAGCGCGTCGACGAGGGCTCCTACGTCTACGTGCCGCCCGGCGTCCCGCACGCGGTCACCGACGTCGGCCCGGAGGGCGTGGAGTTCTTCTACACCTACCGCCCGGTCGAGGTGCCCCCGCCGCACGCCGACGACGACTTCGTCGCCAGCCCCGTCTGA
- the efeB gene encoding deferrochelatase/peroxidase EfeB — translation MSDETAPPRLSRRALLGAFGAGAAAAAVATTGAAVAVSRSTTDSSAAGYQQRFYGDHQHGIATPMQDSLHFVSLDLVTRSREDLVAMLRRWTVAAAALTAGRSVGDDLAAPYDAPPPDSGDALDLPPSGLTVTFGIGPTFFRAPDGTDRFGVAARQPDRFAQLPVFRGDHLDPAICGGDLCIQVCADDAQVAVHAVRNLVRLSAGVARVRWTQLGYAKSSATDHTGPTPRNLMGFKDGTANITVDDHAALDRFVWAQSGDGPAWMDGGTYLVARKIRMTIENWDRTSLREQEGVFGRTKRLGAPLSGGDEFAPLDFTLEGADGEPLVPTDSHVALAHPSVNDGLRILRRSYNYTDGSDDLGRLDAGLFFVAFVRDLDSQFVAMQRRLARADRLNEYVRYLSSAAFAVPPGVGPDGGYVGETLFA, via the coding sequence GTGAGCGACGAGACCGCACCACCCCGGCTCTCGCGCCGGGCGCTGCTCGGCGCCTTCGGCGCGGGCGCCGCCGCAGCTGCCGTCGCCACCACGGGGGCGGCCGTGGCCGTGTCGAGGAGCACGACGGACTCCTCGGCGGCGGGGTACCAGCAGCGCTTCTACGGCGACCACCAGCACGGCATCGCCACGCCGATGCAGGACTCCCTGCACTTCGTCTCGCTCGACCTCGTCACCCGCTCGCGCGAGGACCTCGTCGCGATGCTCCGCCGCTGGACGGTGGCGGCCGCGGCGCTGACCGCGGGCCGGTCGGTGGGTGACGACCTCGCCGCGCCGTACGACGCCCCGCCGCCCGACTCGGGCGACGCGCTCGACCTGCCCCCGAGCGGGCTCACCGTGACCTTCGGCATCGGCCCCACCTTCTTCCGGGCCCCGGACGGCACGGACCGCTTCGGCGTCGCCGCGCGGCAGCCGGACCGGTTCGCACAGCTGCCGGTGTTCCGCGGAGACCACCTCGACCCGGCGATCTGCGGCGGCGACCTGTGCATCCAGGTGTGCGCCGACGATGCGCAGGTGGCCGTGCACGCGGTGCGCAACCTGGTGCGGCTCTCCGCCGGTGTGGCCCGCGTGCGGTGGACCCAGCTCGGCTACGCGAAGAGCTCCGCGACCGACCACACCGGGCCGACGCCCCGCAACCTCATGGGGTTCAAGGACGGCACGGCCAACATCACCGTGGACGACCACGCCGCGCTCGACCGGTTCGTGTGGGCGCAGAGCGGCGACGGCCCCGCCTGGATGGACGGCGGCACCTACCTCGTGGCCCGCAAGATCCGGATGACCATCGAGAACTGGGACCGCACCTCGCTGCGGGAGCAGGAGGGCGTGTTCGGCCGCACCAAGCGCCTCGGCGCGCCGCTGTCCGGCGGCGACGAGTTCGCGCCGCTGGACTTCACGCTCGAGGGGGCCGACGGCGAGCCGCTGGTGCCCACCGACTCGCACGTCGCCCTGGCCCACCCGTCCGTCAACGACGGGCTGCGGATCCTGCGCCGCTCGTACAACTACACCGACGGCAGCGACGACCTCGGCCGCCTCGACGCCGGGCTGTTCTTCGTCGCGTTCGTCCGCGACCTCGACAGCCAGTTCGTCGCCATGCAGCGTCGGCTCGCGCGCGCCGACCGGCTCAACGAGTACGTGCGCTACCTCAGCAGCGCGGCGTTCGCCGTGCCTCCCGGCGTCGGGCCAGACGGCGGCTACGTCGGCGAGACCTTGTTCGCCTGA
- a CDS encoding aminotransferase — MPVDGSPLEVAPRPPVDAGRAAGIARDLYGVEGPVRELGSQQDRNFLVETPLGGRVVLKVANRGWGRETLEAQNAALRHLASHDLGFAAPVPLPGLDGALLHEVDDEGGPLPVRLLKYVEGVPLSSARHLAPQVVAGLGRLAGLASAALAGFEHPGLDRAVQWDLRRADEVVGLLLPSIGDPDRRALVADVAAGAWQRLADIAPRLRVQAIHGDVTDDNVVGEPDDAGRLRPAGVIDFGDLCRSWLVADLAVAVTGVLRHAPDDPFAVLPAVRAFHDVVPLTEDDVEALWPLVLMRGAVLVASSEHQVVLDPDNPGLVGPLEDEWRILHAARSVHPHHVESVLRAELGLGPAPRHAAALRTVRDAGRLIDVEPSPVDLSVGSAHLHSGRFLQPGVEEILLAEEAGRARASCTRWGEARATRTRLHSARPPETVALGVELRVPPRTPLSAPWPGTVSAPEAGRLELVSSDGARLLLRGVHAGVAHGEQVARGAVLGTAQNGRLAVQVCVDPEVDPPALAGPVEAAGWLALCPDPSPLLGTDVAAPDEDADALLARRRHALAAVQESYYDRPMRIERGWRHHLLDTDARSYVDMVNNVTSVGHGHPHVADAVERQLRTLNTNSRFHYAAIAEFSERLAALAPDGLDQVFLVNSGSEAVDLALRMAQTVTGRQDVLAVREAYHGWTYLSDAVTTSLYDNPAALDSRPDWVHLASAPNPYRGRFRGPGSGAEYAAELRALVDDLVAAGRPPAAFVCEPLFGNAGGVLLPEGYLPAAYDAVRAAGGLVVADEVQVGYGRTGHHWWAFEMHGVTPDFITIAKAMGNGHPLGAVITTRAIAEAFGASGSFFSSAGGSPVSCVTGMTVLDVIEDEGLQANAATVGDHLRRRCEELAERHPVIGTVHGLGLYLGVELVRDRDTLEPATAECYAICERLRELGVVMQPTGERANVLKLKPPMCLDVASADFVVEMLEAVLRDGW; from the coding sequence ATGCCAGTCGACGGCAGCCCGCTCGAGGTCGCCCCCCGTCCCCCCGTCGACGCCGGGCGCGCGGCCGGGATCGCGCGTGACCTCTACGGCGTCGAGGGCCCCGTCCGCGAGCTGGGCAGCCAGCAGGACCGCAACTTCCTCGTCGAGACCCCGCTCGGCGGCCGCGTGGTGCTCAAGGTCGCCAACCGCGGCTGGGGGCGCGAGACGCTCGAGGCGCAGAACGCCGCCCTGCGCCACCTCGCCTCGCACGACCTGGGCTTCGCGGCGCCGGTGCCGCTGCCCGGGCTCGACGGCGCCCTGCTGCACGAGGTGGACGACGAGGGCGGCCCGCTGCCCGTCCGGCTGCTCAAGTACGTGGAGGGCGTCCCGCTGAGCTCGGCCCGGCACCTCGCGCCGCAGGTGGTCGCGGGCCTCGGCCGCCTGGCCGGGCTGGCCAGCGCGGCGCTGGCCGGGTTCGAGCACCCCGGCCTCGACCGTGCCGTGCAGTGGGACCTGCGCCGCGCCGACGAGGTCGTCGGTCTGCTGCTCCCCTCCATCGGCGACCCGGACCGGCGCGCGCTGGTCGCCGACGTCGCGGCGGGCGCCTGGCAGCGGCTCGCCGACATCGCACCGCGCCTGCGGGTGCAGGCCATCCACGGCGACGTCACCGACGACAACGTCGTGGGCGAGCCCGACGACGCCGGGCGCCTGCGACCCGCGGGCGTCATCGACTTCGGCGACCTGTGCCGCAGCTGGCTGGTGGCCGACCTCGCGGTGGCCGTCACCGGCGTGCTGCGGCACGCCCCGGACGACCCGTTCGCCGTGCTCCCTGCAGTGCGGGCCTTCCACGACGTCGTGCCGCTGACCGAGGACGACGTCGAGGCGCTGTGGCCGCTCGTGCTGATGCGCGGCGCCGTGCTGGTGGCCAGCAGCGAGCACCAGGTGGTGCTCGACCCGGACAACCCCGGGCTCGTGGGGCCGCTCGAGGACGAGTGGCGCATCCTGCACGCCGCGCGCTCGGTGCACCCCCACCACGTCGAGTCCGTCCTGCGTGCCGAGCTCGGGCTCGGCCCGGCGCCACGGCACGCGGCCGCGCTGCGCACCGTCCGGGACGCCGGCCGGCTGATCGACGTCGAGCCCTCTCCCGTGGACCTGTCGGTCGGTTCGGCCCACCTGCACTCCGGCCGTTTCCTCCAGCCGGGCGTCGAGGAGATCCTGCTCGCCGAGGAGGCCGGGCGCGCCCGGGCCTCGTGCACCCGCTGGGGCGAGGCGCGCGCGACCCGCACTCGACTGCACTCGGCGAGGCCGCCGGAGACCGTCGCCCTCGGCGTCGAGCTGCGCGTGCCGCCGCGCACGCCGCTGAGCGCCCCGTGGCCGGGCACGGTGTCCGCCCCCGAGGCGGGCCGCCTCGAGCTCGTGTCGTCCGACGGTGCTCGGCTGCTGCTGCGCGGGGTGCATGCCGGCGTCGCCCACGGGGAGCAGGTCGCCCGAGGGGCCGTGCTGGGTACGGCGCAGAACGGCCGGCTCGCGGTCCAGGTGTGCGTCGACCCGGAGGTCGACCCGCCCGCGCTGGCCGGCCCGGTCGAGGCTGCGGGCTGGCTGGCGCTGTGCCCGGACCCCTCACCGCTGCTCGGCACCGACGTCGCCGCTCCGGACGAGGACGCCGACGCGCTGCTGGCCCGGCGCCGCCACGCGCTGGCCGCCGTCCAGGAGAGCTACTACGACAGGCCGATGCGCATCGAGCGCGGCTGGCGCCACCACCTGCTCGACACCGACGCGCGCAGCTACGTCGACATGGTCAACAACGTCACGTCCGTGGGGCACGGCCACCCGCACGTCGCCGACGCCGTCGAGCGCCAGCTGCGCACGCTCAACACCAACTCGCGGTTCCACTACGCCGCGATCGCCGAGTTCTCCGAGCGGCTCGCGGCGCTGGCGCCCGACGGGCTCGACCAGGTGTTCCTGGTGAACAGCGGGTCCGAGGCGGTCGACCTCGCGCTGCGCATGGCCCAGACCGTCACCGGCCGGCAGGACGTCCTGGCCGTGCGCGAGGCCTACCACGGCTGGACGTACCTGTCCGACGCGGTCACCACCTCGCTCTACGACAACCCCGCCGCGCTGGACAGCCGGCCCGACTGGGTGCACCTCGCCTCGGCGCCCAACCCCTACCGCGGGCGCTTCCGCGGGCCGGGCTCGGGCGCGGAGTACGCCGCGGAGCTGCGCGCCCTGGTCGACGACCTCGTCGCGGCGGGGCGGCCGCCGGCGGCGTTCGTGTGCGAGCCGCTGTTCGGCAACGCCGGTGGCGTGCTGCTGCCGGAGGGCTACCTGCCCGCGGCCTACGACGCGGTGCGCGCGGCCGGCGGCCTCGTGGTGGCCGACGAGGTGCAGGTGGGCTACGGGCGCACCGGGCACCACTGGTGGGCGTTCGAGATGCACGGCGTCACCCCGGACTTCATCACCATCGCCAAGGCCATGGGCAACGGGCACCCGCTCGGCGCCGTGATCACCACCCGCGCGATCGCCGAGGCGTTCGGCGCGTCCGGCTCGTTCTTCTCCTCCGCGGGCGGCAGCCCCGTCTCCTGCGTCACCGGCATGACGGTGCTCGACGTCATCGAGGACGAGGGGCTCCAGGCCAACGCCGCGACGGTCGGCGACCACCTGCGCCGCCGGTGCGAGGAGCTCGCCGAGCGCCACCCCGTCATCGGCACGGTCCACGGGCTCGGGCTCTACCTCGGCGTCGAGCTGGTCCGCGACCGCGACACGCTCGAGCCGGCGACGGCGGAGTGCTACGCGATCTGCGAGCGGCTGCGCGAGCTCGGAGTGGTCATGCAGCCCACCGGCGAGCGGGCCAACGTGCTCAAGCTCAAGCCACCGATGTGCCTCGACGTCGCGAGCGCCGACTTCGTCGTCGAGATGCTGGAGGCGGTCCTGCGCGACGGGTGGTGA
- a CDS encoding pentapeptide repeat-containing protein, with amino-acid sequence MGERIGRRARTAGCGPGRGGGAVPPVDLPDPWSPRWRADCSRCSGLCCVIPAFGRSADFAIDKPAGVACPNLTGEHRCSIHDRLRASGFAGCVVYDCFGAGQHVTQVVLGGRSWSHDDATAAVAAAVFPVVRFLHELLRYAAEALAWASSDPLRPALAATVDELEALVASSAASLAALDVDAVRADVNRLLLACSERRRADAPARDVDLRGADLVGRDLSGRDLRGASLRGAVLVGADLRGADLRGADVIGADLRGADLRGADLRGALFLVPAQLEAATGDAGTVLAPPFTPPTHWATATG; translated from the coding sequence ATGGGGGAGAGGATAGGGCGGCGCGCCCGGACCGCCGGGTGCGGTCCCGGACGTGGAGGGGGTGCCGTGCCGCCGGTGGACCTCCCGGACCCGTGGTCGCCGCGGTGGCGCGCCGACTGCTCGCGCTGCTCCGGGCTGTGCTGCGTGATCCCGGCGTTCGGCCGCTCGGCGGACTTCGCGATCGACAAGCCCGCCGGCGTCGCCTGCCCGAACCTCACCGGTGAGCACCGGTGCTCGATCCACGACCGCCTGCGCGCGAGCGGGTTCGCCGGGTGCGTGGTGTACGACTGCTTCGGCGCGGGCCAGCACGTGACGCAGGTCGTGCTCGGTGGCCGGTCGTGGTCGCACGACGACGCCACGGCGGCCGTGGCCGCCGCCGTGTTCCCCGTCGTCCGCTTCCTGCACGAGCTGCTGCGCTACGCCGCGGAGGCGCTCGCGTGGGCGTCGAGCGACCCGTTGCGCCCGGCACTCGCCGCGACCGTCGACGAGCTCGAGGCGCTGGTCGCGTCGTCGGCCGCGAGTCTCGCGGCCCTCGATGTCGACGCCGTGCGCGCCGACGTCAACCGGCTGCTGCTGGCGTGCAGCGAGCGGCGGCGAGCTGACGCCCCGGCTCGCGACGTCGACCTGCGCGGCGCGGACCTCGTCGGCCGCGACCTGAGCGGACGCGACCTGCGCGGTGCGTCCCTGCGGGGCGCGGTGCTCGTGGGAGCCGACCTGCGCGGCGCCGACCTGCGCGGAGCCGACGTGATCGGGGCCGACCTGCGCGGCGCGGACTTGCGGGGGGCGGACCTGCGGGGCGCCCTGTTCCTCGTCCCCGCCCAGCTCGAGGCCGCGACCGGGGACGCCGGCACCGTGCTCGCCCCGCCGTTCACCCCGCCCACGCACTGGGCCACCGCGACGGGCTGA